A window from Triticum aestivum cultivar Chinese Spring chromosome 6D, IWGSC CS RefSeq v2.1, whole genome shotgun sequence encodes these proteins:
- the LOC123146007 gene encoding uncharacterized protein, which yields MLLWRRKCVAECRRHARALPAAQPSPPARRCRRRLSVLAAWAHQPDDDATSSGEERPSCAPPGEVSWRRGCAPGEIARRRSSAPSLSSAGVVRTLQRLERKPAIAFAYFKDTESIGFRHDPATYAEIIRVLSHKGQGRMLFSLFSEILSPADGGGGGPEIVPLMDQLRMHRTQ from the exons ATGCTCCTGTGGCGCCGCAAATGCGTCGCCGAGTGCCGCAGGCACGCCCGGGCCCTGCCCGCGGCGCAACCATCCCCAcccgctcgccgctgccgccgccgcctctccgtgCTCGCCGCCTGGGCGCACCAGCCGGACGACGACGCCACCTCCAGCGGCGAGGAGAGGCCCAGCTGCGCTCCCCCCGGCGAGGTTTCCTGGAGAAGGGGCTGCGCTCCTGGCGAGATTGCCCGGAGGAGGAGCTCTGCTCCGAGCCTGAGCTCTGCCGGCGTCGTCAGGACTCTCCAGCGCCTGGAGAGGAAGCCTGCCATCGCGTTCGCCTACTTCAAGGACACCGAGAGCATCGGCTTTCGCCATGACCCTGCCACCTACGCCGAGATCATCCGCGTCCTGTCACACAAGGGCCAGGGGAGGATGCTGTTTTCCTTGTTCAGTGAGATCCTCTCGCCggccgatggcggcggcggcggccctgaGATCGTGCCGCTCATGGATCAGCTCAGAA TGCACAGGACACAATAG